A single genomic interval of Coregonus clupeaformis isolate EN_2021a unplaced genomic scaffold, ASM2061545v1 scaf0777, whole genome shotgun sequence harbors:
- the LOC123485636 gene encoding zinc finger protein 239-like yields the protein MDDSLHGPDSHSDSGKSPSAEPDPETPKPARQHHCFQCEKRFSQSGDLKAHERTHTGEKPFQCSQCGKSFSMLNSLKRHERIHTGEKPFQCSHCGNSFTVLNNLKRHERIHTGEKPFQCSQCGKSFIVLTNLKSHERIHTGEKPFQCSQCGNSFTQRGHLKEHERKHTGEKPYHCSQCKKRFSRSGDLKAHERTHTGEEPFQCSQCGKIFTVLANLKRHERIHTGEKPFQCSQCRKSFTVLATLKRHERIHTGEKPFQCSRCRKSFSMLTNLKSHERIHTGEKPFQCSQCGKSFTWLRSLKEHKRTHTKKAPPLLTLCVEGQFPSQRT from the exons atGGATGATTCATTGCATG gacctgactctcactctgacagcgggaagagtccttcagcggaaccagacccagagacgccCAAACCAGCGAGACAACACCACTGCTTCCAATGTGAAAAGAGATTTTCCCAATCAGGGGACCTCAAAgctcatgagaggacacacacaggagaaaagcctttccaatgttcccagtgtggaaagagctttAGCATGTTAAATAgcctgaaaaggcatgagagaatacacacaggagaaaagccattCCAATGTTCCCATTGTGGAAACAGTTTTACCGTGTTAAATAACCTGAAAAGGCATgaaagaatacacacaggagaaaagcctttccaatgttcccagtgtggaaagagttttatcgTGTTAACTAACCTGAAAAGTCATgagcgaatacacacaggagaaaagccattccaatgttcccagtgtggaaacagTTTTACTCAGAGAGGGCATCTAAAAGAGcatgagagaaaacacacaggagaaaagccttaccactgctcccagtgtaaaAAGAGATTTTCCCGATCAGGTGACCTAAAAgctcatgagaggacacacacaggagaagagcctttccaatgttcccagtgtggaaagattTTTACCGTGTTAGCtaacctgaaaaggcatgagagaatacacacaggagaaaagcctttccaatgttcccagtgtagaAAGAGTTTTACCGTGTTAGCTAccctgaaaaggcatgagagaatacacacaggagaaaagcctttccaatgttcccggTGTAGAAAGAGTTTTTCCATGTTAACTAACCTGAAAAgtcatgagagaatacacacaggagaaaagccattccaatgttcccagtgtggaaagagttttacctggtTAAGGAGTCTGAAGGAGCATAAGAGAACACACACGAAAAAAGCCCCACCACTTCTCACTCTCTGTGTGGAAGGACAATTTCCCAGTCAGAgaacctga